The Vitis riparia cultivar Riparia Gloire de Montpellier isolate 1030 chromosome 10, EGFV_Vit.rip_1.0, whole genome shotgun sequence genome includes a region encoding these proteins:
- the LOC117924267 gene encoding L-type lectin-domain containing receptor kinase VII.1-like isoform X1 produces the protein MKRHHPLLLLILSISTFFGSASAEDFVFNGFNSSDMLLYGVADIESRVLTLTNQTSFAIGRALYPSKIPAKSPNSSDVVPFSTSFIFSIAPYEDILPGHGIVFLFAPVTGIEGATSSQHLGFLNRTNDGNSTNHVFGVKFDVFKNEEFGDISDNHVGINVNSLTSMSAHEAGYWPDNGKISSGGGNSSSEEDEKSFKRLQLNNGKNYQVWIDYMDLHINVTMAVAGKTRPQRPLLSVDLNLSDVFLDDMYVGFTAATGRLVESHKILAWSFSNSNFSLSSELITSGLPSFVPPKKSIFQSKGFIAGITVGVFFCVVFCSVFSWFLIRWKRLRARRREGMEEWELEYWPHRITHQEIEAATNGFSEENVIGTGGNGKVYKGVLEGGAEIAVKRISHENDQGMREFVAEISSLGRLKHRCLVSLRGWCKRENGSFMLVYDYMENGSLDKRVFECEESQLLSFKDRIRVLKDVASGVLYLHEGWESKVLHRDIKASNVLLDRDMNGRLGDFGLARMHGHDKVGSTTRVVGTVGYLAPEVIRTGRASAQTDVFGFGVLILEVLCGRRPMEEGKQHLIDWVWELMMKGELVLALDERLRSRGELDEEEVEKVLHLGLLCTYPDPSARPTMRQVVKILEGGNEVCESEGEEMDAYLLENMRSKSMWSKYSHTFGRGSHPTFEDFRQSLASSISMSWSDAILDGR, from the coding sequence ATGAAGAGACACCACCCTCTTCTGCTCCTCATACTTTCCATTTCAACTTTCTTCGGATCAGCATCCGCTGAAGATTTCGTCTTCAACGGCTTCAATTCCTCTGATATGCTACTCTACGGTGTTGCCGACATTGAATCTCGCGTTCTCACTCTTACGAACCAGACTAGCTTCGCAATTGGTAGAGCTCTTTACCCATCGAAAATCCCTGCAAAATCGCCGAATTCCTCCGATGTGGTTCCTTTTTCCACCTCGTTCATCTTCTCCATTGCACCTTACGAGGACATTCTTCCCGGCCATGGCATCGTTTTCCTCTTTGCACCAGTCACCGGCATCGAAGGCGCCACTTCTTCTCAACATCTAGGCTTTCTCAACCGTACCAACGATGGGAATTCGACGAACCATGTCTTTGGCGTGAAGTTCGATGTCTTCAAAAACGAAGAGTTTGGCGATATAAGCGATAATCATGTTGGCATCAATGTCAATTCACTCACTTCTATGAGCGCACATGAGGCGGGCTATTGGCCCGACAACGGGAAAATCAGCAGCGGCGGCGGCAATAGCAGTAGCGAGGAAGATGAGAAGTCATTCAAGAGGCTGCAGCTGAATAATGGTAAGAATTATCAAGTTTGGATTGACTACATGGATCTTCATATCAACGTTACCATGGCTGTGGCTGGCAAGACAAGGCCTCAACGCCCTTTACTGAGTGTTGATCTTAATCTCTCTGATGTTTTTCTGGATGACATGTATGTTGGCTTCACTGCTGCAACCGGCAGATTAGTTGAAAGTCACAAGATTTTGGCTTGGAGCTTTAGCAATTCTAATTTCTCCTTGAGCAGCGAATTGATTACAAGTGGTTTGCCATCATTTGTTCCTCcgaaaaaatcaatatttcagTCCAAAGGGTTCATCGCAGGGATCACAGTGGGAGTTTTCTTCTGTGTAGTCTTTTGCTCCGTGTTTTCATGGTTTCTGATAAGATGGAAGCGCCTAAGAGCGAGAAGGAGGGAGGGAATGGAAGAATGGGAATTGGAGTACTGGCCTCACAGAATCACTCATCAGGAAATCGAGGCGGCAACCAATGGTTTCTCGGAGGAAAATGTGATTGGAACTGGGGGGAATGGAAAGGTGTACAAGGGTGTTTTAGAAGGAGGGGCAGAGATCGCAGTGAAGCGAATTTCCCACGAAAATGACCAAGGAATGAGAGAATTCGTAGCTGAAATCTCGAGCCTTGGAAGGCTGAAGCACAGGTGTTTAGTGTCATTGAGGGGGTGGTGCAAGAGGGAAAACGGGAGCTTCATGTTGGTGTATGATTATATGGAAAATGGAAGTCTGGACAAGAGGGTGTTCGAATGTGAAGAAAGCCAACTATTGAGTTTCAAAGATCGAATCAGGGTTCTCAAAGACGTGGCTTCAGGGGTGCTATACTTACACGAAGGCTGGGAGTCCAAAGTACTGCACAGAGACATTAAGGCCAGCAATGTGTTGCTTGACAGGGACATGAACGGAAGATTAGGAGATTTTGGCTTAGCCCGGATGCATGGCCACGACAAAGTGGGTAGCACAACGCGGGTGGTGGGGACAGTGGGATACTTAGCGCCTGAAGTCATTAGAACCGGCCGAGCTTCAGCCCAAACCGATGTATTCGGCTTTGGTGTGTTGATTTTAGAAGTCTTATGCGGTAGAAGACCAATGGAGGAAGGAAAACAGCATTTGATTGATTGGGTGTGGGAGTTGATGATGAAGGGGGAATTAGTACTAGCACTGGATGAGAGATTAAGGAGCAGAGGAGAATTGGATGAGGAGGAAGTGGAGAAGGTGCTGCATTTGGGGTTGTTGTGTACATACCCCGATCCCAGTGCCAGACCAACAATGAGGCAAGTGGTGAAAATTTTAGAAGGGGGGAATGAGGTTTGTGAATCAGAGGGAGAGGAGATGGATGCGTATCTGCTAGAAAACATGAGATCCAAGTCCATGTGGTCTAAGTATTCACACACCTTTGGCCGCGGGTCACACCCAACATTTGAAGATTTCAGACAGTCTCTTGCTTCCTCCATATCCATGTCTTGGTCTGATGCAATTCTGGATGGTAGGTAA
- the LOC117924267 gene encoding L-type lectin-domain containing receptor kinase VII.1-like isoform X2, whose translation MKRHPHPYHLLLLIISISTLFESASAVDFVFNGFNSSDVLLYGVAGLESRILTLTNHTSFAIGRALYPFQIPAKSPNSSHVVPFSTSFIFSMAPYEDSLPGHGIVFLFAPVTGIEGASSSQHLGFLNRTNDGNPDNHVFGVEFDVFKNEEFGDISDNHVGINVNSLTSMSAHEAGYWSDEKSFKRLQLNNGKNYQVWIDYMDLHINVTMAVAGKTRPQRPLLSVDLNLSDVFLDDMYVGFTAATGRLVESHKILAWSFSNSNFSLSSELITSGLPSFVPPKKSIFQSKGFIAGITVGVFFCVVFCSVFSWFLIRWKRLRARRREGMEEWELEYWPHRITHQEIEAATNGFSEENVIGTGGNGKVYKGVLEGGAEIAVKRISHENDQGMREFVAEISSLGRLKHRCLVSLRGWCKRENGSFMLVYDYMENGSLDKRVFECEESQLLSFKDRIRVLKDVASGVLYLHEGWESKVLHRDIKASNVLLDRDMNGRLGDFGLARMHGHDKVGSTTRVVGTVGYLAPEVIRTGRASAQTDVFGFGVLILEVLCGRRPMEEGKQHLIDWVWELMMKGELVLALDERLRSRGELDEEEVEKVLHLGLLCTYPDPSARPTMRQVVKILEGGNEVCESEGEEMDAYLLENMRSKSMWSKYSHTFGRGSHPTFEDFRQSLASSISMSWSDAILDGR comes from the exons ATGAAGAGACACCCACATCCTTACCATCTTCTGCTACTCATAATCTCCATTTCAACTCTCTTCGAATCAGCATCCGCTGTAGATTTCGTCTTCAACGGCTTCAATTCCTCTGATGTGTTACTCTACGGTGTTGCCGGCCTTGAGTCTCGCATCCTTACTCTTACAAACCACACAAGCTTCGCAATTGGTAGAGCTCTTTATCCATTCCAAATCCCAGCAAAATCTCCGAATTCCTCCCATGTCGTTCCTTTTTCCACCTCGTTCATCTTCTCCATGGCTCCTTACGAGGACAGTCTTCCCGGCCATGGCATCGTTTTCCTCTTTGCACCAGTCACCGGCATCGAAGGTGCCTCTTCTTCTCAACATCTAGGCTTTCTCAACCGTACCAACGATGGGAATCCGGATAACCATGTGTTTGGCGTCGAGTTCGACGTCTTCAAAAACGAAGAATTTGGCGATATAAGTGATAATCATGTTGGCATCAACGTCAATTCGCTCACTTCTATGAGCGCACATGAGGCTGGTTATTGGTCCG ATGAGAAGTCATTCAAGAGGCTGCAGCTGAATAATGGTAAGAATTATCAAGTTTGGATTGACTACATGGATCTTCATATCAACGTTACCATGGCTGTGGCTGGCAAGACAAGGCCTCAACGCCCTTTACTGAGTGTTGATCTTAATCTCTCTGATGTTTTTCTGGATGACATGTATGTTGGCTTCACTGCTGCAACCGGCAGATTAGTTGAAAGTCACAAGATTTTGGCTTGGAGCTTTAGCAATTCTAATTTCTCCTTGAGCAGCGAATTGATTACAAGTGGTTTGCCATCATTTGTTCCTCcgaaaaaatcaatatttcagTCCAAAGGGTTCATCGCAGGGATCACAGTGGGAGTTTTCTTCTGTGTAGTCTTTTGCTCCGTGTTTTCATGGTTTCTGATAAGATGGAAGCGCCTAAGAGCGAGAAGGAGGGAGGGAATGGAAGAATGGGAATTGGAGTACTGGCCTCACAGAATCACTCATCAGGAAATCGAGGCGGCAACCAATGGTTTCTCGGAGGAAAATGTGATTGGAACTGGGGGGAATGGAAAGGTGTACAAGGGTGTTTTAGAAGGAGGGGCAGAGATCGCAGTGAAGCGAATTTCCCACGAAAATGACCAAGGAATGAGAGAATTCGTAGCTGAAATCTCGAGCCTTGGAAGGCTGAAGCACAGGTGTTTAGTGTCATTGAGGGGGTGGTGCAAGAGGGAAAACGGGAGCTTCATGTTGGTGTATGATTATATGGAAAATGGAAGTCTGGACAAGAGGGTGTTCGAATGTGAAGAAAGCCAACTATTGAGTTTCAAAGATCGAATCAGGGTTCTCAAAGACGTGGCTTCAGGGGTGCTATACTTACACGAAGGCTGGGAGTCCAAAGTACTGCACAGAGACATTAAGGCCAGCAATGTGTTGCTTGACAGGGACATGAACGGAAGATTAGGAGATTTTGGCTTAGCCCGGATGCATGGCCACGACAAAGTGGGTAGCACAACGCGGGTGGTGGGGACAGTGGGATACTTAGCGCCTGAAGTCATTAGAACCGGCCGAGCTTCAGCCCAAACCGATGTATTCGGCTTTGGTGTGTTGATTTTAGAAGTCTTATGCGGTAGAAGACCAATGGAGGAAGGAAAACAGCATTTGATTGATTGGGTGTGGGAGTTGATGATGAAGGGGGAATTAGTACTAGCACTGGATGAGAGATTAAGGAGCAGAGGAGAATTGGATGAGGAGGAAGTGGAGAAGGTGCTGCATTTGGGGTTGTTGTGTACATACCCCGATCCCAGTGCCAGACCAACAATGAGGCAAGTGGTGAAAATTTTAGAAGGGGGGAATGAGGTTTGTGAATCAGAGGGAGAGGAGATGGATGCGTATCTGCTAGAAAACATGAGATCCAAGTCCATGTGGTCTAAGTATTCACACACCTTTGGCCGCGGGTCACACCCAACATTTGAAGATTTCAGACAGTCTCTTGCTTCCTCCATATCCATGTCTTGGTCTGATGCAATTCTGGATGGTAGGTAA
- the LOC117923010 gene encoding uncharacterized protein LOC117923010 has protein sequence MARATARIPAIHRNFLSANLELGFTAGQAASLSDMAFGFLEDGEGWPESFSSTGGCSENGALDDDEDDDDKEKNSSSVEENKNFWESQHQILHTTLCRTSSLESGIRNATKEALKEIQMDDNVCVCLRPVVGGCRSCLLREVSDRLRNAGYNSAICKSKWRSSPNIPSGEHTFLDVVHNSSAKKGEVRVIIELNFRAEFEMARASEEYNRLIRRLPEVFVGKVERLHTLVKILCMAAKKCMKEKKMHMGPWRKHRYMQAKWLSTCVRSTSTSSLLSGDSGRLPKPKASMLTVDLMEKLPNMHCTAVEVV, from the exons ATGGCCAGAGCGACGGCGAGAATTCCGGCCATTCACCGGAACTTTTTGTCTGCTAATCTTGAGCTTGGGTTTACCGCCGGACAAGCTGCGAGTTTGTCGGACATGGCGTTCGGGTTTCTTGAGGACGGCGAAGGGTGGCCGGAGAGCTTTAGCAGTACTGGTGGGTGCAGTGAAAATGGAGCATTGGATGATgacgaagatgatgatgataaggAGAAGAACTCTAGTAGTGTGGAAGAGAACAAGAATTTTTGGGAGTCCCAGCACCAGATTTTACAT ACAACCTTATGCAGAACTAGCTCTCTAGAATCAGGGATTCGGAATGCCACCAAGGAGGCATTGAAGGAAATACAAATGGATGACAACGTCTGCGTCTGCCTGAGACCAGTTGTTGGTGGTTGCCGGAGTTGTCTGTTGAGAGAAGTCTCCGACCGTCTTCGAAATGCTGGCTACAACAGTGCTATCTGCAAGTCAAAATGGAGGAGCTCACCAAATATCCCATCAG GTGAACACACCTTCTTGGATGTGGTCCACAACTCAAGCGCCAAGAAAGGAGAGGTGAGGGTGATAATTGAGCTGAATTTTCGAGCTGAATTCGAGATGGCAAGAGCCAGTGAAGAATACAACCGACTAATCCGCAGACTCCCTGAAGTATTCGTGGGAAAGGTAGAAAGATTACACACCCTAGTTAAGATCTTGTGTATGGCTGCCAAAAAGTgcatgaaagagaagaaaatgcacATGGGTCCATGGAGGAAACACAGGTACATGCAAGCCAAATGGCTTAGCACATGCGTAAGGAGTACATCAACATCCAGCTTGCTGTCCGGGGACTCCGGCCGGTTGCCAAAGCCAAAGGCTTCCATGTTGACTGTAGATTTGATGGAGAAGTTGCCTAATATGCATTGTACTGCTGTCGAGGTCGTGTGA
- the LOC117923421 gene encoding L-type lectin-domain containing receptor kinase VII.1-like: MRIHHPLLLLILSISTFFGLASAVDFVFNGFNSSDMLLYGVADIESRFLTLTNHTRFAIGRALYPSKVPAKSPNSSHVVPFSTSFIFSMAPYKDMIPGHGIVFLFAPVTGIEGTTSAQNLGFLNHTNNGNSINHVFGVEFDVFQNEEFDDISNNHVGIDVNSLTSMSAHEAGYWPDNGKISSGGGNSSSEEDEKSFKRLQLNNGKNYQVWIDYLDFHINVTMAEAGKTRPQRPLLSVALNLSDVFLDDMYVGFTAATGKLVESHRILAWSFSNSNFSLSSELITSGLPSFVPPKKSIFQSKGFIAGITVGVFFCVVFCSVFSWFLIRWKRLRARRREGMEEWELEYWPHRITHQEIEAATNGFSEENVIGTGGNGKVYKGVLEGGAEIAVKRISHENDQGMREFVAEISSLGRLKHRCLVSLRGWCKRENGSFMLVYDYMENGSLDKRVFECEESKILSFKDRIRVLKDVASGVLYLHEGWESKVLHRDIKASNVLLDKDMNGRLGDFGLARMHGHDQVGSTTRVVGTVGYLAPEVIRTGRASAQTDVFGFGVLILEVLCGRRPMEEGKPHLIDWLWELMRKGELVLALDERLRSRGELDEEEVEKVLHLGLLCTYPDPGARPTMRQVVKILEGRNEVCESEGEETDVNLLESMRSKSMWSKYPHTFGRGSHPTFEDFRQSLASCSSWTSWSDSVLGGR; the protein is encoded by the exons ATGAGGATACACCACCCTCTTCTGCTCCTAATACTTTCCATTTCAACTTTCTTCGGATTAGCATCCGCTGTAGATTTCGTCTTCAATGGCTTCAATTCCTCTGATATGCTACTCTATGGTGTTGCCGACATTGAATCTCGCTTTCTTACTCTTACAAACCACACCAGATTCGCAATTGGTAGAGCTCTTTACCCATCGAAAGTCCCTGCAAAATCCCCGAATTCCTCCCATGTGGTTCCTTTTTCCACCTCGTTCATCTTCTCCATGGCTCCTTACAAGGACATGATTCCCGGCCATGGCATCGTTTTCCTCTTTGCACCAGTCACCGGCATCGAAGg GACCACTTCTGCTCAAAATCTAGGCTTTCTCAACCACACCAACAATGGGAATTCGATTAACCATGTCTTTGGCGTAGAGTTCGATGTCTTCCAAAACGAAGAGTTCGACGATATAAGCAATAATCATGTTGGCATCGATGTCAATTCACTCACTTCTATGAGCGCACATGAGGCGGGCTATTGGCCCGACAACGGGAAAATCAGCAGCGGCGGCGGCAATAGCAGTAGCGAGGAAGATGAGAAGTCATTCAAGAGGCTGCAGCTGAATAATGGTAAGAATTATCAAGTTTGGATTGACTACTTGGATTTTCATATCAATGTTACCATGGCTGAGGCTGGCAAGACGAGGCCTCAACGTCCTTTACTGAGTGTTGCTCTTAATCTCTCTGATGTTTTTCTGGATGACATGTATGTTGGCTTCACTGCTGCAACCGGCAAATTAGTTGAAAGTCACAGGATTTTGGCTTGGAGCTTTAGCAATTCTAATTTCTCCTTGAGCAGCGAATTGATTACAAGTGGTTTGCCATCATTTGTTCCTCcgaaaaaatcaatatttcagTCCAAAGGGTTCATCGCAGGGATCACAGTGGGAGTTTTCTTCTGTGTAGTCTTTTGCTCCGTGTTTTCATGGTTTCTGATAAGATGGAAGCGCCTAAGAGCGAGAAGGAGGGAGGGAATGGAAGAATGGGAATTGGAGTACTGGCCTCACAGAATCACTCATCAGGAAATCGAGGCGGCAACCAATGGTTTCTCGGAGGAAAATGTGATTGGAACTGGGGGGAATGGAAAGGTGTACAAGGGTGTTTTAGAAGGAGGGGCAGAGATCGCAGTGAAGCGAATTTCCCACGAAAATGACCAAGGAATGAGAGAATTCGTAGCTGAAATCTCGAGCCTTGGAAGGCTGAAGCACAGGTGTTTAGTGTCATTGAGGGGGTGGTGCAAGAGGGAAAACGGGAGCTTCATGTTGGTGTATGATTATATGGAAAATGGAAGTCTGGACAAGAGGGTGTTCGAATGTGAAGAGAGCAAAATATTGAGTTTCAAAGATCGAATCAGGGTTCTCAAAGACGTAGCTTCAGGGGTGCTATACTTACACGAAGGCTGGGAGTCCAAAGTACTGCACAGAGACATTAAGGCCAGCAATGTGTTACTTGACAAGGACATGAACGGAAGATTAGGAGATTTTGGCTTAGCCCGCATGCACGGCCACGACCAAGTGGGTAGCACAACGCGGGTGGTGGGGACAGTGGGATACTTAGCGCCTGAAGTCATTAGAACCGGCCGAGCTTCAGCCCAAACCGATGTATTCGGCTTTGGTGTTTTGATTTTAGAAGTCTTATGCGGTAGAAGACCAATGGAGGAAGGAAAACCGCATTTGATTGATTGGTTGTGGGAGTTGATGAGGAAGGGGGAATTAGTGCTAGCACTGGATGAGAGATTAAGGAGCAGAGGAGAATTGGATGAGGAGGAAGTGGAGAAGGTGCTGCATTTGGGGTTGTTGTGTACATACCCTGATCCAGGTGCCAGACCAACAATGAGGCAAGTGGTGAAGATTTTAGAAGGAAGGAATGAGGTTTGTGAATCAGAGGGAGAGGAGACGGATGTGAATCTGCTAGAAAGCATGAGATCCAAATCCATGTGGTCTAAGTATCCACACACCTTTGGCCGCGGATCACACCCAACATTTGAAGATTTCAGACAGTCTCTTGCTTCCTGCTCGTCTTGGACCTCTTGGTCCGATTCAGTTCTGGGTGGCAGGTGA